One part of the Helicoverpa armigera isolate CAAS_96S chromosome 3, ASM3070526v1, whole genome shotgun sequence genome encodes these proteins:
- the LOC110379319 gene encoding kinesin-like protein Klp10A isoform X6 → MPVLYERCVQPNLQARRATVGPPSRVTRNNQMRLSNAGGAYTNGHGGDTTGRRGAENVPPPQQPPQPAPTNTRITQQFTASSVAGGGGARPAGVSSTVSVPHAVASGAVRRSNVVKEVERLKENREKRRQRQAELKEEKEALMNLDPGNPNWEFLAMIREYQNSIEFRPLTGNEPVEDHQITVCVRKRPLNKKENLKKEVDVISVPTKDQMIVHEPKNKVDLTKYLENQKFRFDYAFDDSCTNEVVYKYTAKPLVQTIFEGGMATCFAYGQTGSGKTHTMGGDFQGKTQDCKKGIYAMAARDVFAYLKSPKYKPLNLIVSASFFEIYSGKVFDLLADKAKLRVLEDGKQQVQIVGLTEKVVDNVDEVLKLIQHGNAARTSGQTSANSNSSRSHAVFQIVVRSPGMHRVHGKFSLIDLAGNERGADTSSANRQTRMESAEINKSLLALKECIRALGMKGQNHLPFRVSKLTQVLRDSFIGDKSRTCMIAMISPALSSCEHSLNTLRYADRVKELGTADPARRNDEPLPDVDMEPAHDLAQLRSLNNNYFQEGDMSAEMYTFHEAIDEMQRAEEEVLDNHKAISDYLQHALQRCNQLLAITRDVDYDQDAYATQWEELLNEQLAVLAQSRDLVAEFRSKMQQEEHISRRIQPPRHH, encoded by the exons ATGCCAGTGTTGTACGAGCGATGCGTTCAGCCGAATCTTCAGGCGCGGCGGGCGACTGTAGGCC CGCCGTCTCGGGTGACACGCAACAACCAGATGCGGTTGTCGAACGCGGGCGGCGCGTACACGAACGGGCACGGGGGCGACACGACGGGGCGACGGGGGGCGGAGAACGTGCCGCCGCCGCAGCAGCCGCCGCAGCCGGCGCCCACTAACACCCGGATTACGCAGCAG TTCACAGCGAGCAGcgtggcgggcggcggcggggctCGTCCGGCGGGCGTGTCGAGCACGGTGTCGGTGCCGCACGCCGTGGCGTCGGGCGCCGTGCGACGCTCCAACGTCGTCAAGGAGGTCGAGCGACTCAAGGAGAACCGCGAGAAGCGGCGCCAGCGACAGGCCGAGCTTAAGGAGGAAAAG GAAGCATTAATGAACTTGGATCCTGGCAATCCGAACTGGGAGTTCCTAGCCATGATCCGGGAGTATCAGAACAGCATCGAGTTCCGGCCGCTGACTGGTAACGAGCCGGTCGAAGATCATCAGATCACCGTGTGCGTTAGGAAGAGGCCGCTTAATAAGAAGGAGAATTTGAAGAAAGAG GTGGACGTAATCAGCGTGCCCACAAAAGACCAGATGATAGTGCACGAGCCCAAGAACAAGGTGGACCTCACCAAGTACCTGGAGAATCAGAAGTTCCGCTTCGACTACGCTTTCGATGACTCCTGTACCAATGAAGTCGTCTACAA ATATACGGCCAAGCCGCTAGTGCAGACGATATTCGAGGGCGGCATGGCGACGTGCTTCGCCTACGGACAGACTGGCTCCGGCAAGACGCATACCATGGGTGGCGACTTCCAG GGTAAAACTCAAGACTGCAAGAAGGGTATCTACGCGATGGCGGCGCGGGACGTGTTCGCGTACCTCAAGTCGCCCAAGTACAAGCCGCTCAACCTCATCGTGTCCGCCTCATTCTTCGAAATATATTCCGGCAAG GTGTTCGACCTGCTAGCGGACAAGGCGAAGCTGCGGGTGCTGGAGGACGGCAAGCAGCAGGTGCAGATCGTGGGGCTGACGGAGAAGGTGGTGGACAACGTCGACGAGGTGCTCAAGCTCATCCAGCACGGCAACGCCGCCAGGACTTCAGGACAG ACGTCGGCGAACTCGAACTCGTCCCGCTCGCACGCGGTGTTCCAGATCGTGGTGCGGTCGCCCGGCATGCACCGCGTGCACGGCAAGTTCTCGCTCATCGACCTCGCCGGCAACGAGCGCGGCGCCGACACCTCCTCCGCCAACAGGCAGACGC gcatggaaagCGCAGAAATCAACAAATCTCTACTCGCTCTCAAAGAATGCATCCGAGCCCTCGGCATGAAAGGACAGAACCACCTTCCGTTCCGCGTGTCGAAGCTGACGCAAGTACTGCGGGACAGCTTCATCGGCGACAAGTCCCGCACCTGCATGATCGCCATGATCTCCCCCGCGCTGTCCTCCTGCGAACACTCGCTCAACACGCTGCGCTATGCCGACCGCGTCAAGGAGCTGGGCACCGCAGACCCCGCCAGGAGGAACGATGAACCGCTGCCCGATGTCGACATGGAGCCTGCACATGATCTAGCGCAGCTACGGTCACTCAAT aacAATTATTTCCAGGAGGGCGACATGTCGGCGGAGATGTACACGTTCCACGAGGCCATCGACGAGATGCAGCGAGCCGAGGAGGAAGTGCTGGACAACCACAAGGCCATCTCCGACTACCTGCAGCACGCGCTGCAGCGCTGCAACCAGCTGCTCGCCATCACCAGGGACGTCGACTACGATCAGGACG CATACGCGACCCAATGGGAGGAGCTGCTGAACGAGCAGCTAGCAGTGCTGGCGCAGTCGCGGGACCTGGTGGCGGAGTTCCGCAGCAAGATGCAGCAGGAGGAGCACATCTCGCGCCGCATCCAGCCGCCAAGACACCACTAG
- the LOC110379319 gene encoding kinesin-like protein Klp10A isoform X5, translating into MCCSWLRCRRRVADSTENDAPMEAFEKSETPPEETTQEEQKTTSPPSRVTRNNQMRLSNAGGAYTNGHGGDTTGRRGAENVPPPQQPPQPAPTNTRITQQFTASSVAGGGGARPAGVSSTVSVPHAVASGAVRRSNVVKEVERLKENREKRRQRQAELKEEKEALMNLDPGNPNWEFLAMIREYQNSIEFRPLTGNEPVEDHQITVCVRKRPLNKKENLKKEVDVISVPTKDQMIVHEPKNKVDLTKYLENQKFRFDYAFDDSCTNEVVYKYTAKPLVQTIFEGGMATCFAYGQTGSGKTHTMGGDFQGKTQDCKKGIYAMAARDVFAYLKSPKYKPLNLIVSASFFEIYSGKVFDLLADKAKLRVLEDGKQQVQIVGLTEKVVDNVDEVLKLIQHGNAARTSGQTSANSNSSRSHAVFQIVVRSPGMHRVHGKFSLIDLAGNERGADTSSANRQTRMESAEINKSLLALKECIRALGMKGQNHLPFRVSKLTQVLRDSFIGDKSRTCMIAMISPALSSCEHSLNTLRYADRVKELGTADPARRNDEPLPDVDMEPAHDLAQLRSLNNNYFQEGDMSAEMYTFHEAIDEMQRAEEEVLDNHKAISDYLQHALQRCNQLLAITRDVDYDQDAYATQWEELLNEQLAVLAQSRDLVAEFRSKMQQEEHISRRIQPPRHH; encoded by the exons ATGTGCTGTTCGTGGTTGAGATGTCGAAGGCGCGTCGCCGATTCGACAGAAAACGATGCTCCGATGGAAGCGTTTGAGAAATCCGAAACCCCTCCTGAAGAGACGACGCAGGAGGAACAAAAGACCACGTCAC CGCCGTCTCGGGTGACACGCAACAACCAGATGCGGTTGTCGAACGCGGGCGGCGCGTACACGAACGGGCACGGGGGCGACACGACGGGGCGACGGGGGGCGGAGAACGTGCCGCCGCCGCAGCAGCCGCCGCAGCCGGCGCCCACTAACACCCGGATTACGCAGCAG TTCACAGCGAGCAGcgtggcgggcggcggcggggctCGTCCGGCGGGCGTGTCGAGCACGGTGTCGGTGCCGCACGCCGTGGCGTCGGGCGCCGTGCGACGCTCCAACGTCGTCAAGGAGGTCGAGCGACTCAAGGAGAACCGCGAGAAGCGGCGCCAGCGACAGGCCGAGCTTAAGGAGGAAAAG GAAGCATTAATGAACTTGGATCCTGGCAATCCGAACTGGGAGTTCCTAGCCATGATCCGGGAGTATCAGAACAGCATCGAGTTCCGGCCGCTGACTGGTAACGAGCCGGTCGAAGATCATCAGATCACCGTGTGCGTTAGGAAGAGGCCGCTTAATAAGAAGGAGAATTTGAAGAAAGAG GTGGACGTAATCAGCGTGCCCACAAAAGACCAGATGATAGTGCACGAGCCCAAGAACAAGGTGGACCTCACCAAGTACCTGGAGAATCAGAAGTTCCGCTTCGACTACGCTTTCGATGACTCCTGTACCAATGAAGTCGTCTACAA ATATACGGCCAAGCCGCTAGTGCAGACGATATTCGAGGGCGGCATGGCGACGTGCTTCGCCTACGGACAGACTGGCTCCGGCAAGACGCATACCATGGGTGGCGACTTCCAG GGTAAAACTCAAGACTGCAAGAAGGGTATCTACGCGATGGCGGCGCGGGACGTGTTCGCGTACCTCAAGTCGCCCAAGTACAAGCCGCTCAACCTCATCGTGTCCGCCTCATTCTTCGAAATATATTCCGGCAAG GTGTTCGACCTGCTAGCGGACAAGGCGAAGCTGCGGGTGCTGGAGGACGGCAAGCAGCAGGTGCAGATCGTGGGGCTGACGGAGAAGGTGGTGGACAACGTCGACGAGGTGCTCAAGCTCATCCAGCACGGCAACGCCGCCAGGACTTCAGGACAG ACGTCGGCGAACTCGAACTCGTCCCGCTCGCACGCGGTGTTCCAGATCGTGGTGCGGTCGCCCGGCATGCACCGCGTGCACGGCAAGTTCTCGCTCATCGACCTCGCCGGCAACGAGCGCGGCGCCGACACCTCCTCCGCCAACAGGCAGACGC gcatggaaagCGCAGAAATCAACAAATCTCTACTCGCTCTCAAAGAATGCATCCGAGCCCTCGGCATGAAAGGACAGAACCACCTTCCGTTCCGCGTGTCGAAGCTGACGCAAGTACTGCGGGACAGCTTCATCGGCGACAAGTCCCGCACCTGCATGATCGCCATGATCTCCCCCGCGCTGTCCTCCTGCGAACACTCGCTCAACACGCTGCGCTATGCCGACCGCGTCAAGGAGCTGGGCACCGCAGACCCCGCCAGGAGGAACGATGAACCGCTGCCCGATGTCGACATGGAGCCTGCACATGATCTAGCGCAGCTACGGTCACTCAAT aacAATTATTTCCAGGAGGGCGACATGTCGGCGGAGATGTACACGTTCCACGAGGCCATCGACGAGATGCAGCGAGCCGAGGAGGAAGTGCTGGACAACCACAAGGCCATCTCCGACTACCTGCAGCACGCGCTGCAGCGCTGCAACCAGCTGCTCGCCATCACCAGGGACGTCGACTACGATCAGGACG CATACGCGACCCAATGGGAGGAGCTGCTGAACGAGCAGCTAGCAGTGCTGGCGCAGTCGCGGGACCTGGTGGCGGAGTTCCGCAGCAAGATGCAGCAGGAGGAGCACATCTCGCGCCGCATCCAGCCGCCAAGACACCACTAG